In the Paracholeplasma morum genome, one interval contains:
- a CDS encoding phosphoglycerate kinase encodes MNKKTVRDIEVSGKKVLIRVDFNVPMQDGEITDENRIVEALPTIKYIVDNGGRAILFSHLGRVASAEDKKDATLAPVAKRLQELLQKEVKFVPETRGQVLEEAIANLKDGEILMFENTRFEDIEGKKESKNNPELGKYWASLGDVFVNDAFGTAHRAHASNAGIAANIKETVAGFLLEKEIKFIGGAVSNPKRPFVAILGGAKVSDKIEVISNLLNVADKVIIGGGMAYTFLKAQGFEVGTSLCEIEKLDLAKELLEKADGKIVLPVDFRFTKKFENEPASHVGPITDIKADEMSLDIGPKSVELFAEILATAKTVVWNGPMGVFEMSNYAHGTIGVCEAIANLKSATTIVGGGDSAAAAIQFGYASKFTHISTGGGASLEYLEGKLLPGIEIVANK; translated from the coding sequence ATGAACAAAAAAACAGTCAGAGACATTGAAGTTTCTGGGAAAAAAGTATTAATCAGAGTTGATTTTAATGTCCCTATGCAAGACGGAGAAATCACAGATGAAAATCGTATTGTTGAAGCTTTACCTACAATCAAATATATTGTAGATAACGGTGGACGTGCAATTCTATTTTCACACCTTGGACGTGTAGCTAGCGCCGAAGACAAAAAAGATGCAACATTAGCTCCAGTTGCAAAACGTTTACAAGAACTATTGCAAAAAGAAGTTAAGTTTGTACCTGAAACAAGAGGTCAAGTATTAGAAGAAGCTATCGCAAATTTGAAAGATGGCGAAATCTTAATGTTCGAAAACACACGTTTTGAAGACATTGAAGGTAAAAAAGAATCTAAGAACAACCCGGAATTAGGTAAATACTGGGCATCATTAGGGGATGTATTCGTTAACGATGCATTCGGTACTGCGCACAGAGCACACGCTTCAAATGCTGGTATTGCAGCAAACATCAAAGAAACAGTCGCAGGCTTCCTACTAGAAAAAGAAATTAAATTTATCGGTGGTGCAGTGTCCAATCCAAAACGTCCTTTTGTTGCGATTTTAGGTGGTGCGAAAGTATCCGATAAGATTGAAGTAATTTCTAATCTTTTAAACGTTGCAGACAAAGTAATTATTGGTGGCGGTATGGCTTATACATTCTTAAAGGCTCAAGGCTTTGAAGTTGGTACTAGCTTATGTGAAATTGAAAAACTAGATTTAGCTAAAGAATTATTAGAAAAAGCGGATGGTAAGATCGTATTACCAGTTGACTTTAGATTCACTAAGAAGTTTGAAAATGAACCTGCTAGCCATGTTGGCCCAATCACTGACATAAAAGCAGATGAAATGTCACTAGACATTGGACCTAAATCTGTTGAGTTATTCGCAGAAATTCTTGCAACTGCTAAAACCGTTGTATGGAATGGACCAATGGGTGTATTTGAAATGTCAAACTATGCACATGGTACAATTGGGGTTTGTGAAGCAATTGCAAATCTTAAATCAGCAACAACAATCGTTGGTGGTGGAGACTCAGCTGCAGCAGCAATCCAATTTGGATATGCATCTAAGTTTACACACATCTCAACAGGTGGTGGCGCTTCTCTAGAATACTTAGAAGGCAAACTATTACCTGGTATCGAAATCGTCGCTAATAAATAA
- a CDS encoding ABC transporter ATP-binding protein, which translates to MATLELKHIDKIYPNGVQAVFDFNLSIKDKEFIVFVGPSGCGKSTTLRMIAGLEEISAGELYIDDVLVNDTAPKDRNIAMVFQSYALYPHMSVYDNMAFGLKIRKMPKAEIDVKVKEAAAILGLVPYLDRKPKALSGGQRQRVALGRAIVRNAKVFLMDEPLSNLDAKLRVQMRGELIKLHNRINTTTIYVTHDQIEAMTMASRIVVMKDGYIQQVGAPKEIYDYPNNMFVAGFIGTPPMNFIKGEVTKDGYFQAGDQKLEVPKGKLEIIKQNDFYGKPVVLGIRPEDIHDDKLVLETYPNAILKIEVDVAELLGAETNIYTQVNNSNICASVDARADIKIGDKLDLALDMNKCHFFNPETELRLVIKDK; encoded by the coding sequence ATGGCAACACTAGAACTTAAACACATAGACAAGATTTATCCAAATGGTGTTCAAGCTGTATTTGATTTCAACTTAAGTATTAAAGATAAAGAATTCATCGTATTCGTTGGGCCTTCTGGGTGCGGTAAATCTACGACACTTCGTATGATTGCTGGTCTTGAAGAAATCAGTGCTGGTGAACTTTACATCGATGACGTTTTAGTCAACGATACTGCACCAAAAGACAGAAATATTGCGATGGTTTTCCAATCATACGCATTATACCCACATATGTCAGTATATGACAACATGGCTTTCGGTCTTAAGATCCGTAAAATGCCAAAAGCTGAAATTGACGTAAAAGTTAAAGAAGCAGCTGCAATTCTTGGATTAGTTCCATACCTTGACAGAAAACCTAAAGCTTTATCAGGTGGACAACGTCAACGTGTTGCATTAGGTAGAGCAATCGTTCGTAATGCTAAGGTATTCTTAATGGACGAACCACTATCAAACCTAGATGCTAAACTACGTGTTCAAATGCGAGGGGAATTAATTAAGCTTCACAACAGAATTAATACAACTACAATTTATGTAACCCATGACCAAATCGAAGCGATGACTATGGCTAGCCGTATCGTTGTTATGAAAGATGGATACATTCAACAAGTTGGTGCACCAAAAGAAATCTATGACTATCCTAACAACATGTTCGTTGCAGGATTCATCGGAACACCTCCAATGAACTTTATCAAAGGTGAAGTTACTAAAGATGGTTACTTCCAAGCTGGTGATCAAAAACTTGAAGTTCCAAAAGGTAAACTTGAAATCATTAAGCAAAATGACTTTTATGGTAAACCAGTTGTTTTAGGTATTAGACCAGAAGATATCCATGATGACAAATTGGTTTTAGAAACTTATCCAAATGCTATATTAAAGATTGAAGTAGACGTTGCTGAACTACTAGGTGCTGAAACAAACATCTATACTCAAGTAAACAATTCTAACATTTGTGCAAGTGTTGATGCCCGCGCTGACATCAAGATTGGCGACAAGCTTGACCTAGCTTTAGACATGAACAAATGCCATTTCTTCAACCCAGAAACTGAATTACGTCTTGTTATCAAAGACAAGTAA
- a CDS encoding HPr family phosphocarrier protein, with protein sequence MEKEVIVKSTTGLHASLAVKIVQTASKYAVNIELHYKDKVVDLKSILGLMSLAIPQGENVRIVASGQNAEEAIKDISAILG encoded by the coding sequence ATGGAAAAAGAAGTTATTGTAAAGAGCACTACTGGATTACATGCTAGCCTAGCAGTAAAAATCGTTCAAACTGCATCAAAGTATGCTGTTAATATCGAATTACACTACAAGGACAAAGTTGTTGATCTTAAATCTATTTTAGGATTAATGTCACTAGCTATCCCACAAGGTGAAAACGTTAGAATCGTAGCCTCTGGTCAAAATGCTGAAGAAGCCATTAAAGATATCTCAGCAATTTTAGGATAA
- a CDS encoding aminotransferase class V-fold PLP-dependent enzyme — MLDVKKIRQDFPIYETNQDLVYLDTAASSLKPKQVIDVVDHYYSKLGVNVHRGVYGLSYEATDLYESARHTVAKFLNAKFEEIVFTRGTTASLNLVASSYLDKMTEEDEIITSELEHHSSMLPWLHVSKKTKAKLKYVELDTEGRITVEAFKKVLSDKTKVVALTYVSNVMGYITPIKEIIDLAHQKGAIVVVDAAQAAPHMKIDVTALNADFLAFSGHKLCGPTGIGVLYGKRHLLNQMDPIEFGGDMSQTVDKFEATWKDAPYRFEAGTPIISGAIGLARALDYITSIGFDAIHEHVKTLHDYAIHKLEEVKGIEIYNKTAETGIVTFNVVDVHPHDAASIFDKNKVCIRAGHHCAQPITKWLKQIATLRATFYIYNTKEDVDVFVDSVKEAVRFFGAF, encoded by the coding sequence ATGTTAGATGTAAAGAAAATACGTCAAGATTTCCCCATATACGAAACTAATCAAGACCTAGTCTACTTGGATACAGCCGCATCAAGCTTAAAACCTAAACAAGTCATTGATGTTGTGGATCACTATTACTCAAAACTGGGTGTCAATGTTCATAGAGGGGTTTATGGCCTTTCTTATGAAGCCACAGACCTATATGAATCAGCACGTCACACGGTTGCTAAATTCCTCAATGCTAAATTTGAAGAAATTGTATTCACACGTGGCACAACGGCTTCTTTAAACCTAGTCGCGTCTAGCTATTTGGACAAAATGACCGAAGAAGATGAGATCATTACAAGTGAATTAGAACACCATTCTAGTATGCTTCCATGGCTTCATGTATCTAAGAAAACCAAAGCTAAACTAAAGTATGTTGAGTTAGACACTGAAGGAAGAATCACAGTTGAGGCTTTCAAAAAAGTATTATCTGATAAAACAAAAGTGGTTGCATTAACCTATGTTTCTAATGTGATGGGTTATATTACCCCAATCAAAGAAATCATTGACTTAGCACATCAAAAAGGTGCCATTGTGGTCGTTGATGCTGCACAAGCAGCCCCACATATGAAAATAGATGTAACGGCTTTAAATGCCGATTTCCTTGCCTTCTCTGGACACAAGCTTTGTGGACCAACAGGGATCGGTGTGCTCTATGGAAAAAGACACCTGTTAAATCAAATGGACCCGATTGAATTTGGTGGAGATATGAGCCAGACAGTGGATAAGTTTGAAGCAACATGGAAAGATGCTCCCTATAGATTTGAAGCAGGGACACCAATCATTAGTGGTGCGATTGGATTAGCTAGAGCGCTTGATTACATAACCAGTATTGGGTTTGATGCCATTCATGAACATGTTAAAACATTACATGATTATGCAATTCATAAACTAGAAGAAGTTAAAGGCATAGAGATTTACAATAAAACCGCAGAAACTGGAATTGTTACGTTTAACGTAGTTGACGTTCATCCACACGACGCGGCAAGCATATTTGACAAAAATAAAGTGTGTATTCGAGCCGGGCATCATTGTGCGCAACCTATTACAAAATGGTTAAAACAAATCGCCACGCTGAGAGCAACATTTTATATATATAATACGAAAGAAGATGTCGATGTATTTGTCGATAGCGTCAAAGAAGCTGTTCGTTTCTTTGGAGCCTTTTAA
- the tpiA gene encoding triose-phosphate isomerase produces the protein MNKHRIPVIAGNWKMYKTRDEALQFIYAVNQEMPSRDEVETVICANDVLLRDLVKRQGESLKIGAQNMHFAENGAFTGETSPLVLETTGVAYVIIGHSERRAMFNETDETVNLKVHSAIKHDLTPIVCVGESLEIREAGTTNEVVKNQIIKAYANLNDKDALSTIVAYEPIWAIGTGKTATPEQAEETIKAIRDVLASLYGEVASKIRILYGGSVNAKNIDALLAKENIDGALVGGASLDVSSYLTLVKAALNK, from the coding sequence ATGAACAAACATAGAATACCTGTTATAGCAGGTAACTGGAAAATGTATAAAACACGTGATGAAGCATTACAATTCATTTACGCTGTGAATCAAGAAATGCCTTCAAGAGATGAAGTTGAAACCGTTATTTGTGCAAATGACGTTTTATTGAGAGACCTAGTTAAAAGACAAGGTGAATCATTAAAGATTGGTGCACAAAACATGCACTTCGCAGAAAACGGAGCATTCACTGGGGAAACCTCTCCACTTGTATTAGAAACTACAGGTGTTGCCTATGTTATTATTGGACATAGCGAAAGAAGAGCAATGTTTAATGAAACAGACGAAACTGTGAACTTAAAAGTTCATTCAGCGATTAAACATGACTTAACACCGATCGTATGTGTTGGCGAATCCTTAGAGATAAGAGAAGCAGGCACAACAAACGAAGTTGTTAAAAACCAAATTATTAAAGCTTATGCTAACTTAAACGATAAAGATGCATTAAGCACAATCGTTGCTTATGAACCAATTTGGGCAATCGGTACTGGCAAAACTGCTACACCTGAACAAGCAGAAGAAACCATTAAAGCGATCCGTGATGTATTAGCTTCATTATATGGTGAAGTTGCATCAAAGATTCGTATTTTATATGGTGGATCTGTTAATGCTAAAAACATCGATGCTTTACTTGCAAAAGAAAACATTGATGGCGCATTAGTTGGTGGCGCATCTCTAGATGTATCAAGCTACTTAACACTAGTTAAAGCTGCATTAAACAAATAA
- a CDS encoding SufD family Fe-S cluster assembly protein, protein MNQIVIKDHAILGDLPKGISFSEQTLTIAKKTYFEDPIKITLRDDNNESLEIVVEESSEVKIILEIASEDLDLNSYEIKLTAKQNSKVNYLLVCDLASKDAKIHHYFVAERDAQMDLIGGFVSNILNAKMNAKLVGEGANVELRAVAISSTDHKQVIDIEIIHAAPNSRGTMHNIAIANKNGKVVLNGVEKILKGMKKADAYQSLKGIIASDDAIIEVNPILLIDEYDVKAGHGATIGKLDENSLYYLMSRGLNRKDAERLMINGFLNPIISEIDDEPLRERFVELVNQRL, encoded by the coding sequence ATGAATCAAATTGTTATTAAAGACCATGCCATTTTAGGAGACCTACCTAAAGGCATCTCATTTAGCGAACAAACGCTAACAATAGCAAAAAAAACCTATTTTGAAGACCCTATTAAAATTACCCTTAGAGATGATAACAACGAGTCTTTAGAAATCGTTGTTGAAGAATCAAGCGAAGTAAAAATCATCCTTGAAATCGCAAGTGAAGATTTAGATTTAAATTCATATGAAATTAAACTCACCGCAAAGCAAAACTCAAAAGTGAACTATTTATTGGTTTGTGATTTGGCAAGTAAAGATGCGAAGATTCACCATTATTTTGTTGCTGAAAGAGATGCACAAATGGACCTTATTGGTGGATTTGTAAGTAATATTCTTAATGCAAAAATGAACGCAAAACTCGTTGGAGAAGGTGCGAACGTAGAATTAAGAGCGGTTGCCATTAGCTCCACAGATCATAAACAAGTTATTGATATTGAGATCATTCATGCTGCACCGAACTCAAGAGGTACTATGCATAACATCGCCATTGCCAATAAGAATGGTAAGGTTGTTTTAAATGGTGTTGAAAAGATTCTAAAAGGCATGAAGAAAGCAGATGCTTATCAAAGCTTAAAAGGCATTATTGCATCAGACGATGCAATTATTGAAGTTAACCCTATTTTATTAATCGATGAATATGACGTAAAAGCAGGACATGGGGCAACGATTGGTAAACTGGATGAAAATAGCCTTTATTACTTAATGTCTAGAGGGCTAAACAGAAAAGATGCTGAGCGTCTAATGATTAATGGATTCCTAAATCCAATCATCAGTGAAATTGATGATGAACCATTGAGAGAACGTTTCGTTGAGTTAGTAAACCAACGTTTGTAA
- the sufU gene encoding Fe-S cluster assembly sulfur transfer protein SufU, which yields MNNLEHLYRQVIMDHYKNPANKGLVTDPTYFTVHMHNPSCGDDMTVQLKEENGHIKDIKHQGTGCSICCSSASVMSLTLMNKTKTEALNTIQAYYNMLTNEPYDTNVLFGDAIAYHGVAQFPARIKCATLAWKAIEQALLSNKEDQ from the coding sequence ATGAATAATTTAGAACATTTATACCGTCAAGTCATTATGGATCACTACAAGAACCCAGCCAATAAAGGGCTAGTTACAGATCCTACCTACTTCACGGTTCATATGCACAACCCAAGCTGTGGCGATGACATGACAGTTCAACTCAAAGAAGAGAATGGGCACATCAAAGACATTAAGCACCAGGGAACTGGGTGTAGTATATGTTGTTCAAGTGCTAGCGTAATGAGTCTAACCCTAATGAACAAAACCAAAACAGAAGCATTGAATACCATTCAAGCTTACTATAACATGCTTACCAATGAACCTTATGATACAAACGTATTATTTGGAGATGCAATTGCTTACCATGGTGTCGCACAATTTCCTGCAAGAATCAAGTGCGCAACACTCGCTTGGAAAGCAATTGAACAAGCATTACTATCCAATAAGGAGGATCAATAA
- a CDS encoding YcxB family protein: MSALALFGIGSMFREKTSQGMLYLGIGSIIYLVFVLVLAIVFLKMNVNKKLKNGVNRLNYVFNETDFLIYCVVDDQEVSQKVPYKEIKKLVRYKNVIMFYYSWNHAFIMDANGFTVGNYEQLRVLLGREMN, from the coding sequence GTGAGTGCTTTAGCGTTGTTTGGTATCGGATCTATGTTTAGAGAGAAGACATCTCAAGGGATGCTTTATTTAGGTATTGGGTCTATCATCTATTTAGTATTTGTCTTAGTGCTTGCGATAGTATTTCTGAAGATGAATGTAAATAAGAAACTCAAAAATGGGGTCAATCGCCTAAATTATGTGTTTAATGAAACAGATTTCTTAATTTACTGTGTGGTAGACGATCAAGAAGTCAGTCAAAAGGTACCATATAAAGAAATCAAGAAACTGGTTAGGTATAAAAATGTTATCATGTTCTATTATAGTTGGAACCATGCCTTTATCATGGATGCCAATGGGTTTACCGTAGGCAATTATGAACAATTAAGGGTACTATTAGGACGCGAAATGAACTAA
- a CDS encoding cupin domain-containing protein, producing the protein MDIGSKIRELRLENGLTQEELANRLELTKGYISQLEHNLASPSMNTLFSILEVLGTDVSDFFSNQIEEQVVFKKSDFYEKENGDLKHNVSWIVPNALKYEMEPIIIEIQPGGKSFEDDPHAGEEFGYVLEGEVTLVINKKKYIVKTGETFYYLANKEHHLTNHTNKKAKVLWISTPPMF; encoded by the coding sequence ATGGACATCGGCAGTAAAATTCGAGAACTGAGACTCGAAAATGGTTTGACGCAAGAAGAGCTGGCGAATAGATTAGAACTCACTAAGGGCTATATTTCCCAGTTAGAACATAATTTGGCGTCCCCATCTATGAACACTTTATTTTCAATTTTAGAAGTTTTAGGTACTGATGTGAGTGACTTTTTCTCAAATCAAATCGAAGAACAAGTTGTATTTAAGAAATCAGACTTTTATGAAAAGGAAAACGGTGACTTAAAGCATAATGTTAGTTGGATAGTACCTAATGCGTTAAAATATGAAATGGAGCCAATTATTATTGAGATCCAACCTGGCGGGAAGTCATTTGAAGATGATCCTCACGCGGGTGAAGAGTTTGGTTATGTCTTAGAAGGCGAAGTTACTTTGGTTATTAATAAGAAGAAATACATCGTGAAAACCGGTGAAACTTTCTATTATCTAGCCAATAAGGAACATCACTTGACGAACCACACCAATAAAAAGGCCAAAGTACTTTGGATTAGTACGCCGCCAATGTTTTAA
- the sufB gene encoding Fe-S cluster assembly protein SufB gives MDDNKKKIDAIIGDYKFGFKTENTPVIRTGKGLNEDVVRAISEYKKEPEWMLDFRLKSYKKFLEMKNPKWGPDLSGIDFDEFTYFIRASERAENNWDDVPSEIKDTFEKLGIPEAERKFLAGVSTQFESEVVYHSTMAELEAEGVIFVDTDTALREHPELVKKFFGSVIPYADNKYAALNSAVWSGGSFIYVPKGVKVKKPLQSYFRINSEQMGQFERTLILVDEGASVNYVEGCTAPVYTKDSLHAAIVEIVVMKGGYCRYTTVQNWANNVINLVTKRAFVYEDAHMEWIDGNIGSNVNMKYPSCVLLGERAKGTTISIAFAGKGQNQDTGAKMIHVAPNTTSSIISKSISRGGGTVNYRGKVDFGKKAKGAKAHVECDTIILDDYSFSDTIPTNIVRNSDVSLEHEATVSKISEDQLFYLMSRGLTEEEATEMIVMGFIEPFAKELPMEYAVELNQLIKLEMEGSIG, from the coding sequence ATGGATGACAACAAAAAGAAGATAGACGCAATTATTGGCGACTATAAGTTCGGTTTTAAGACTGAAAACACTCCAGTCATCAGAACTGGTAAAGGGCTCAATGAAGATGTTGTTCGCGCAATCAGTGAATACAAAAAAGAACCAGAATGGATGCTTGATTTTAGATTAAAGAGCTATAAGAAGTTCTTAGAAATGAAAAATCCTAAATGGGGACCTGATTTATCTGGAATTGATTTTGATGAGTTCACTTATTTCATTCGTGCATCTGAAAGAGCTGAAAACAACTGGGATGATGTACCAAGTGAGATTAAAGATACGTTCGAAAAATTAGGTATTCCTGAAGCGGAACGTAAGTTCTTAGCTGGGGTATCTACACAATTTGAAAGTGAAGTAGTATACCATTCTACAATGGCTGAACTTGAAGCTGAAGGGGTTATCTTCGTAGATACCGATACAGCTTTAAGAGAACATCCTGAATTGGTTAAAAAGTTCTTTGGATCAGTTATCCCATATGCTGATAATAAATACGCAGCCTTAAATAGTGCTGTTTGGAGTGGTGGATCATTCATCTACGTTCCAAAAGGTGTTAAGGTAAAAAAACCGCTACAATCTTATTTCAGAATTAACTCTGAACAAATGGGTCAATTCGAAAGAACACTTATTTTAGTAGATGAAGGTGCATCCGTTAACTACGTTGAAGGCTGTACAGCACCTGTATATACCAAAGACTCTTTACATGCTGCGATTGTTGAAATCGTCGTTATGAAGGGTGGCTATTGCCGTTATACAACCGTTCAAAACTGGGCAAATAACGTTATTAATCTTGTTACAAAACGTGCGTTTGTATATGAAGATGCTCACATGGAATGGATTGATGGTAACATCGGATCTAACGTTAATATGAAATACCCATCTTGTGTACTTTTAGGCGAACGTGCAAAAGGAACTACCATCTCAATTGCATTTGCTGGTAAAGGTCAAAACCAAGATACTGGGGCTAAGATGATTCACGTTGCACCGAACACCACTTCATCGATCATCTCTAAATCTATTTCTAGAGGCGGAGGCACTGTAAACTACCGTGGTAAAGTTGACTTTGGCAAAAAAGCAAAAGGTGCTAAAGCACACGTTGAGTGTGACACCATTATTCTAGATGACTACTCATTCTCAGACACCATCCCTACTAACATTGTTAGAAATAGTGATGTATCGTTAGAACATGAAGCTACAGTTTCTAAGATTTCTGAAGATCAATTATTCTACTTAATGTCACGTGGTTTAACTGAAGAAGAAGCAACCGAAATGATTGTTATGGGCTTCATTGAACCATTCGCGAAAGAATTACCAATGGAATACGCCGTTGAACTTAACCAATTGATTAAGCTTGAAATGGAAGGTTCAATCGGATAA
- a CDS encoding competence protein ComK — MILFIRQNSEGSVLFIDNYRQKASKPSISIIKLLCEKALCSYESRVTSTKSMFKLYARVPIYIHQELLLFPTKSPRTYENIWVNYCSIFTYEKRGNQVLVFFKNNVSELIDITYKQFKQSMSVCQKIFNHTKHLEDSLYF; from the coding sequence ATGATACTTTTTATTAGGCAAAACAGCGAAGGATCAGTACTCTTTATCGACAATTACAGACAAAAAGCTTCAAAACCATCCATAAGCATCATAAAACTGCTATGTGAAAAAGCATTATGCAGTTACGAATCAAGGGTTACAAGTACTAAAAGTATGTTTAAATTGTATGCTAGAGTGCCGATATACATCCATCAAGAACTTCTTTTATTTCCTACAAAATCACCGAGAACCTATGAGAATATATGGGTGAATTATTGTAGTATTTTTACTTATGAAAAAAGGGGAAATCAGGTCTTGGTATTCTTTAAAAACAATGTCTCAGAACTCATAGATATCACTTATAAACAATTTAAACAAAGTATGTCCGTTTGTCAGAAAATATTTAATCACACTAAACATTTGGAAGATAGTTTATACTTTTAG
- a CDS encoding S66 family peptidase, translated as MRIPNFLKKGDTIGLIAPSFGANIEPYKTRLEHAIKKITDMGYKFKFDSSVFEYQFGASSPKEARAKQFMDLYTDDEVSFLWSVGGGEWMMEMIPLIDFEYLKTFKPKFVMGYSDNTHLTFLMNTLLDTVSIYGQNITEFGMREWDQSLIEAFEIITGNRLTQETYPLYEDKNTVSEDPLSSYTLVNKTSWNTNQLDEQFFIEGRLIGGCLDILTLYPGLKYDKVSLFNETYQKDGIIWFLEACDLTVFGIKRALWQLKEAGWFNHLKGIIFGRPLNGDPIIDITQYNLVNDLFKDYDIPIIFDMDFGHIAPTFTILSGAKARITYHNHQGKIEYIVKE; from the coding sequence ATGAGAATTCCTAATTTCTTAAAAAAGGGCGATACAATCGGATTAATCGCACCCAGCTTTGGTGCAAATATTGAACCCTATAAAACAAGACTAGAACATGCAATCAAAAAAATAACGGATATGGGATACAAATTTAAATTTGATTCATCGGTATTTGAGTATCAATTTGGAGCTAGTTCACCTAAAGAAGCTAGAGCAAAACAATTTATGGACCTATACACAGACGATGAAGTCTCATTTTTATGGAGTGTTGGGGGTGGAGAGTGGATGATGGAGATGATTCCACTAATCGACTTTGAATACTTAAAAACATTTAAACCTAAATTTGTGATGGGCTATTCTGACAATACTCATCTAACTTTCCTAATGAATACCTTGTTAGATACGGTATCCATTTATGGACAAAACATCACAGAGTTTGGCATGAGAGAATGGGATCAATCATTAATTGAAGCCTTTGAAATCATTACTGGCAATAGATTAACCCAAGAAACCTATCCACTTTATGAAGATAAGAATACCGTTTCAGAAGATCCACTTTCAAGTTACACGCTTGTCAATAAGACTTCTTGGAATACCAATCAATTAGATGAACAGTTCTTCATTGAAGGTAGACTAATCGGTGGTTGTTTAGATATCCTCACTTTATACCCCGGTTTAAAATACGATAAGGTCTCTTTATTTAATGAAACCTATCAAAAAGATGGCATCATATGGTTTTTAGAAGCTTGTGACTTAACTGTATTTGGGATCAAGCGTGCTTTATGGCAACTCAAAGAAGCTGGTTGGTTCAACCATTTGAAAGGTATCATTTTTGGAAGACCACTAAACGGCGATCCAATTATTGATATTACACAATACAATCTAGTGAATGACTTGTTTAAGGACTATGACATACCAATTATCTTTGATATGGATTTTGGACATATAGCGCCAACATTCACAATCCTTAGTGGGGCAAAAGCAAGAATAACTTATCATAATCATCAAGGCAAAATCGAATACATCGTAAAAGAGTGA
- a CDS encoding helix-turn-helix domain-containing protein translates to MRLSYLLIKGIDKVSNDDVLTITNLLQDMMPSASIKQDEDFLLIILDSIHEYDFKDFITTTNAELLSNLYLYESGVFSTVDELKIDVSHKKMELKFDLIYSSEKTAFYTRMIDYIEDKYKKQVLKEFYDNEEFLYSLKIFIEKNQNTSEAAKFLYMHRNTLINRLDKFYRITGYDLRKFEDALIIYLLVKDVK, encoded by the coding sequence ATGAGATTATCCTATTTATTAATCAAAGGAATAGACAAAGTTTCAAACGATGATGTCCTAACAATCACAAACCTTTTACAAGATATGATGCCTAGTGCTTCTATAAAGCAGGATGAGGATTTTTTACTTATTATTCTAGACAGTATACATGAGTATGACTTCAAAGATTTCATTACCACTACGAATGCAGAATTGTTAAGCAATCTTTACCTATATGAGTCTGGTGTTTTTAGCACAGTGGATGAATTAAAGATAGATGTTTCTCATAAGAAGATGGAACTTAAGTTCGATTTAATTTACTCAAGTGAGAAAACGGCCTTTTACACTCGTATGATTGACTATATTGAGGATAAATATAAAAAACAGGTTTTGAAAGAGTTTTATGATAACGAAGAGTTCTTATATTCCTTAAAGATATTTATTGAGAAAAACCAAAATACTAGTGAGGCAGCAAAGTTCTTATATATGCACCGAAACACATTAATCAATCGACTGGATAAGTTTTATAGAATAACAGGTTATGACCTAAGAAAGTTTGAAGACGCATTAATAATTTACCTACTTGTTAAGGATGTGAAATAG